In Paraglaciecola sp. T6c, the sequence ATTTCCACCTGTGCGGTATCACCTACTGAAGCAGGTACACGCGCCATGGCAATACTGTGCCCTAATGTGGGTGAGAACGTACCTGAGGTGATAATGCCTTCGCCGCCTTCCACTTGTACGGCTTGGCCGTGACGAAGTACGCCTTTTTCAGTGAGCACTAAGCCCACTAGTTTGTCGGTACCGGCTGCTTTTTGTGCTTCTAAGGCTTTACGGCCGACAAAGTTACGCTCTGCTGGCTCCCATGTGATGGTCCAGCCCATGTTGGCTGCAAGGGGTGAAATGGTTTCATCCATATCTTGGCCATAAAGGTTCATGCCTGCTTCTAAGCGCAGGGTATCGCGCGCGCCTAAACCACAAGGAGCAACGCCTGCATCTAATAGCTTTTGCCAAAAGTCAGCGGCTTGCTCGTTAGGCACCATTATTTCGTAACCTGCTTCGCCTGTGTAACCTGTGGTCGCAATGAACAAATCTTCAGCTTGCACACCAAAAAACGGCTTCATGCCTGCTACGGCTTCATTTTGAGCTGATGAAAACAAGGTTGCGGCTTTCTCTTTGGCTTGGGGGCCTTGTACGGCGATCATGGCGAACTCTGGGCGTTCGGTAATAGTGACGTCAAAGCCTTCTGCTTGCGCGTTCAACCAATCCATGTCTTTTTGGCGCGTGGCTGAGTTAACGACTAAGCGGTAGTTGGTGGTTTCAAAGTGATACACAATCAGGTCATCTACCACGCCGCCTTCTTCGTTAAGCATGCCGCTGTAAAGGGCCTTGCCACGCTCTTTCAATTTCGCTACGTCGTTAGCTAATAAGTGACGAAGGTAGTCTTGAGCTTGCTCGCCAACCACATCAACAATGGTCATGTGAGATACGTCAAACATACCGGCAGTGCGGCGCACAGCGTGATGCTCTTCTATTTGTGA encodes:
- the gcvT gene encoding glycine cleavage system aminomethyltransferase GcvT, with translation MPNKTVLHSKHLESGAKMVDFHGWEMPINYGSQIEEHHAVRRTAGMFDVSHMTIVDVVGEQAQDYLRHLLANDVAKLKERGKALYSGMLNEEGGVVDDLIVYHFETTNYRLVVNSATRQKDMDWLNAQAEGFDVTITERPEFAMIAVQGPQAKEKAATLFSSAQNEAVAGMKPFFGVQAEDLFIATTGYTGEAGYEIMVPNEQAADFWQKLLDAGVAPCGLGARDTLRLEAGMNLYGQDMDETISPLAANMGWTITWEPAERNFVGRKALEAQKAAGTDKLVGLVLTEKGVLRHGQAVQVEGGEGIITSGTFSPTLGHSIAMARVPASVGDTAQVEMRKKWVTVNVVKPSFVRNGKSVL